The Fusarium falciforme chromosome 4, complete sequence genomic interval TGGAGCAATAGGTCGTAATTCCATCTGCCGGCAACACCGGCCACCGGACCAACCTCACTCGAGCGGTTATGGcctctcatcaacctcctttTATTGCTGATGAGGCTTCCAGTAGAGCCTTCAACGCCCGTCGGTGATCCCCTCTGACTGGATCAGCTTTGCAATTGTGTCAGAGGGCTCGGCAGCCAACTCCCATGTCTCGCACTTGATGGGCTCTGTGAAGTCATCACGTTTTTATTCTCCTCATCGCTTCGATTTTCTAAATGCCCCCCCGCCAGTTCTGGATCATCTAAAGAGGTTCATCAGCTCCATTATGGAGTTCTCATGACACAACCAAGTCCCGGATACCTATATCACGATGTTGACTTTTATCCTCTAGCTGCCTACCCTCACAGCTATTGTTTGGCTGACAGAGCTTACTACTTCTCATCTCGTACTAGACCCTAACTTACCTACCAACGTACCTGGCGAGCTTCATCACGGTACCTTTCcgtaggtaggtagggaCAATTAATTATTTGGCCTAAGCGGCGCCGAGGCTCACAAATATGTGCCTCGGCATGATCAAGCTGCATTGAGTAAATAGTAGATACTAACGATAACATATTCGTTATTTTAGGCTTTTCAGCCATCGGTTCTCGATCttgaaagaaaaaaaataaaaaacaaaaaaagcAAAACACCCTGTGGATGAGAAAGGAAACATGTACTAACAACGGCACTCTTAACCAAACATTGAAGTCCAAGGCAAAATACCTCTCTGCCTGGTCTCTATCGTGCAACAGATCCTCTACGCCAGCTCGTACACCACCTGGATCCCAGCCTCTCTCCAGTTAATAATGACGAGTAGGGACATGAAATAGGCACTTGCCGTTGCCGCAATGGGGCCGAACAATGCAGCACCGTCCAGGAAGGACTCGGCACCCTGGGAAAACCCCGCCGTAAAGTGAAAGGAGGCAAACACAACCGCTAAGATGTAGCTTCGATATATGTCAGCCTAATCGTCATTGATCTACGGGCTCATACTTGCATTGTCTTTCTGTGTTGGGGGTGATGGGGGATGTTAATGAGTTGCAACCAGACGTAGATGGAGAAGCATACGGCCCAGGCAACGTATACGCTGTCATAAGCATTAGCCAGATGGTCCAAGGACACTGGATCCAAGAATACTCACGCAATCCAGGCTGTCTGGGGAATATGGCTCGCTGTCCGTAGAGGCACCACTGCCATAGCCGTCATTGTCGATGTCATCCCTGAGGCGACTCGGAGCCCTCTTGACATGGTCCATGCCGAGTAGACAGCTGGAACAAGGCCAAAGGAGACGAGCGAGCCAGTGGTAAGCCTCCATTGGAGGTTTGCTGCTCGCCAAAAGTATTGCCGCTTCTCTCGATCTCGGGCGAGCGAGTCTCGACGCATCTCGTTGTCGTCCGAGGTGTACTTTAAGAGCACGCCCAAGCCTCCATCGGCGGTAGGTAGGGGGGTTTTCTAGTTGACCGAGATGTTAACAGTCTCGCCGCCTTCAAACTGATACAGCGGTGACAGGCACAGCGGCAGCTTGTAGCACAGAGGCGCATCATCACTCACGGAGTggaaaagagaagagggatCTAGATATGGCCCCTTCGTCACTTGCGCGATACTGAAGTCCGTTGATTCCGAATCATTGTGATGCGTTGGCATCCTGATGCTCGGGTTTGCGGCGAAAGAATAGCTATCATCAGTCAGAATAATCCCCTTTTAAACCGGTATGCGTGTACCCACTGTCCGTGGTTAGCTTCCATGAAGCCTTTCTCGACCGACTCTCACCTGTAGATGGAGGTGTAAAGACAAAGCCTACCAAGTTCGGCAGAAATATTCTAATGCTCACCATCCCATGGATCGTATATTTTGGACTGCGAGCCGTGTGGCAAATTTCAAGTCTGCCTCCTTTTGGTGAGATACGCCTGCCCAGAGTGTGTTTTCTGCAGTCGCCTTGCAGGAGGCTTCGCCAACAAGCTGACCTTTGCAGGTTGCCTTGTAGAGGAAGGATGGGTCGCGATCCGGTATTCCATTCTTCAGGGGTTTCCAATCACCCCCGTCAAAAGATAGAGTCTGctcgttctcctcctctAGATTTTTTGCTCTTTAATTTCCAGCTTTACTTTCCTCCGCAGATCCAGAGAATATTGCCTACGAAGCACTCCGAAACTTGGGCCAACGAAAGGTGAGAGCCATATCCCGAACGAGATGTCTTCTACAATACCGCTCCATCATATCAAAGCGTCTATTTAACCTAGTCATCAGCCAGCTTGCGAATGTATCATGCCTCTTCTGAACTGCCACATGTGGACCTGCCACAGATGCCATTATTGCCTCGATTGCAAAAATCGTCCTCCACTAGCCGTCAACGCCATGGTCAGAGACGGAAAATTGGAGTaacggcctcggcctcggccatAGTTGCGGCGGCGTTTGCTGCAGCGCTATCCTGCTTGGACATCTGCTCTGATGGAAGAAGGCACAGTTGGGTTCCGGTTCAAGTGGTGAGAACAAGCCCATGTTTAGGATATACGAATGCCTCATGCTAATATGTTACATTGAAGGACGTCCGCAACCTCGGGTGCCCCTCGACTGGCAACTCCAACACGGAGGCAACTCTTGTCGCCATCTGTCTCTACTGCGTCCCGACCGGCATCCTATATCATCTCCAGCACCAGAAGAGATACACCGACATCTTTCTCGTGTGCAGCATCATACTGGGGTTAGCATTTGGCTTCGCAACGGGCTTCGGTCCCCGGGAGATGCTCTTTCGCCTGCTCCCAGGATTGGCTCTCGGCGCCCTCGTCATGTCGTTCCTTGGTCCGGATGTCGAGAGAAAGGCCAGAGACTGTGCCAAAGCCAGCTCTCTAGAGCCCTCATGTTCCACATATGTTTCGACTTGTCATTAAAGCAAGTTCGGAGCACCGATCGTCCCAAGAGAACTATCAGGAATATGTGGCCTAGTTCCTAGCATAGATTTCTTGCCACGACGTGCTCAGGTGGGGTGAATTATTGGGCTTTTCCCTTGACTCGTCGTTTCTTGTCAACGTCAAACTTAAACCCCTTTTCAAGCAACAGTTATTCTTTTGTCGACAGCTTCCTATCCCACTTTCGTTTTGTTGTTCTATTCATACTCAGAAAAACTATTTCCCGAGTAACGTCTTGAACGTGCTCTCCTTCCTTGTCTTTGATATGCACTACCTAGTATAGACTCGCTGGATATAGTCGCAATACTCGCAAAAATTTGTCATTTTTGGTCCTTTACTGCAGTATCATGCTGGCAAGTAGAGTGTAATTACAGGGCCTGCAATATCCTTTGCAAAATGTGTGTCCAACCGCTACCGCTCAGATAACTCAGAAAGGTTTTACACTTCAAGTTTCCGAAGTGACATATGACAGAGGAGGGTAATGTTTAGAGAGGCACTCATATCTAGGGTGTATTCTTCTTGTATTCAAGTTGACTTGTACTACCATCTACTCATCCACCCCAAATCAAAACACAGTAGGTACCCAATGCAGCCGCGTCCTAGATGACCATTTAATAAGTCGCAGTGAGCCTCTGTACCAGATAATCACCGCTCTTGATTCCCTCATGCTTCTTATCCTGCTCAGTCGCAAAAGTACCAGGAAGAGCCTCAATGTAGCTCTCAAAGTTAGGGTTGCAAAAGTAACTAGGCCCCGTCAGCTTAGCTCACGGACTTGAATCTTGATACTTACGCAATGCTGTACCGTGGCGGGTAAGAGTCAGACTCCTTCCGCGGCGGCTCTACGACCCTGTGGATGGTGCTCTTAATAGTGTCATTGCTCCAGCGTGAGAGGAGATCGCCAGCGTTGACGACAACAGTTCCTTCAATGGGCGTGGCATCGACAAACTGCCCTGTTGGGCTCTTGACTTGAAGTCCGCCACGGTTGTCTTGGAAAAGCAGAGTGATGGAACCGTAGTCCTGGCCGTGTCAGTAATCTCGAGCCAACAGACATGTAAACACAACACTTACACTGTGCTCGCCAGCTCGCACAGTCAGCGGGTTCATCTTGAAAACATCAGCCTCCACAGCAGGATAGTGAAGCAGTCGTAGAGTGTTGTCGCCGACATCAGTAAACCCGTCAAAGAACGATTCGTCGAGACCCATGCCCACGGCAATGGCTCTCATCACCTCGACGTGGAGCCTCTTGCACTGGTGATAAAACTCGAGCATGTCACTGCGGAAACCGACAATGTCGCCCTCCTCTTGAGGCCACTGGTTCGGGTGTCCAGGCTCATCATCTCGTCCAATCTCGTAGCTCTCCTTGAGGTCGGGGGCTGCGTTGCGGATCTTGTCCACCTCGCGAATGTCCTTGAGCTGGGAGACCTTTTCGCGGCCGGGAGACGAGTATCCTCGGTTGGCTTCCGGTGTCGTCCagttcagcttcagcttcttctcggtTGGCTGATTGAAGAATTTAGCGGATAGGGAATAGGCACGCTGCAGACTTTCAGCTGGCACATGGTGATTCTTGAGGTAGATGAAACCAGCAGTCTGGAAGCCATGGaggatggccttggctgTGTCTTTGCGTTCCGAGGGGGATCCtttgaggaagagagagaagtcGATGAGCTGGACGAGTCAGCTGAATGATGACAATCCGTGTGCGGTGACACCTACGGGAATGGAGAGTCCCTCCTTGCTTACGGCGAGATCCGAAGTCATGATGAGATGGGCTAGTCGCTATAGATAGATAGAACGATAAGATTTGATATTGAAGATTAGATCTCAAACAATAGTTTAGATCTTTGTAAAAATACAAAAATACAGGAACCAGATCGATCTTCGCCGGGAGCAGAAGTGCCACCCTTTTCAACGCCAACCAGCAGCCATCAGAGGGCCAGACCACGAGGGACAAAGCCTCACATAACAAGAACATCCAATAACCACACTACGATCGCAGCAGGAGAAAGTGTCGCATGCGGTACAACGCCCGTACCTCGGGTGCCGCCGACTGATAAGCGTTTTGGGGTGAGTGATAGGACCAGGAGTCATGATAACCTTTGAGGGGGATGCGGGGGTGGCTTTTTGCCGGATACGTCGAGTACAGTATGGATCACAATACCACCTGCCTACCTAGAGGGATCGGCCAGTGCTACTCAATGCTTGGATTCATTTGATATCTACTACGTAGTATGCCGTTGCATATGCCGTTGCATGAGGGTCTTTGTGTGCATTGCAGATGAGGGGATAATGCATTGTGAGACATAAGGCACTGATAACGTTCCTTCGGCCTCCTCCGCCACCTCAGAGATAAAGCTCGACATACATCATACATCACAGACCATACACAGCAATTATACTGCCTGTCCTATTCATTCAACGCCATGTCGTCCTCTATCCGTGTGGTGGACATCCACACGCACATGTACCCTCCCTCTTACATCCGCATCCTCGAATCCCGCTCCTCTATCCCCCTGGTCCGCAAGTTCCCCCAAGCGCCAGACCCCAGACTCATCCTCCTAGAGGCAGAGGTAGCGGCGCTTGAGGAAGCCACAAACAACGTCGAAGCCAAGCCTCCAGGTCGGCCTCTCACGTCGCACTATGCATCTCTTGCGCAAAAGATCCATTTCATGGACACTCACAAGATTGACATCTCTGTCATCTCCCTCGCCAATCCGTGGCTGGACTTTTTACATCCCGATGAGGCGGGTGCCATAGCAGAGTCGGTCAATGAGGAATTCTCGAGCATGTGCGGTCAGCACCAAGGAAGGCTATTCTTCTTTGGCACTCTCCCCTTGTCGGCGTCACTTGAGACGGTGCTGGCTTCGATGGAACATCTCAGACAACTCAAGTATTGCCGCGGAGTCATCCTGGGCACATCTGGACTTGGGAAGGGACTAGACGATCCTGCTCTCCTGCCTGTCTTTGAAGCGCTCGCCCGAAACAATTTGACCATCTTCCTTCACCCGCACTACGGTCTCCCAAACTACGTCTGGGGTCCTCGAAGCGCCGAGTATGGTCACGTTCTTCCTCTGGCACTCGGCTTCCCTATGGAAACCACCATCGCCGTGACGAGAATGTACCTAGCGGGCGTCTTTGACAAGGTCCCGGAACTACGCATGATCCTCGCTCACAGTGGTGGAACCCTCCCCTTCCTCGCTGGAAGAATCGAGAGCTGCATCATGCACGACGGCCAGCTCGTCCGCGAAGGCAAAGTGACCAAGGATCGTCGAACAGTCTGGCAGGTCCTCAAGGAGCAGGTCTACCTTGATGCCGTCATCTACTCAAAAGTTGGACTCAGTGCTGCCATCCAAGCCAGCGGAGCGGATAGACTAATGTTTGGCACCGACCACCCCTTCTTCCCGCCTCTGGAAAGTGATGAGCAGGGCGAGTGGGAGAGCGTCGGCTTGAATGCCGAGGCTGCTGCCCAGGCGGTTGGGCAGGACACGGAGGACTACAAGGCCATCATGGGGATGAATGCCATCAAGATCTTGCGGCTCGACCAAGAGTCATGATTCTAGAAAAACTCAGCATTAGCCTAAAGATACCAAACGCCGCCCAGGTGTATTGAGAGTGCTACCGATCAAACTCCGTATCCCATTTTCGTCCAGCATTCCAAGTCATGAAACGGATGCCTGTTCAGCAAACTTGACTTCGGCTTGGTGTATCCTCATCTTTGCTTCGAGCAGAGCCTTCTCTGCTTCGTCGTATTCCTTGGTCGTCACGTTTCCCTTTTGTAGGTTCCTGACTGCTTGAACGGCGCGCAGCTTGTCACAGATGAGTTCCCAGTAGAGTCTTCGTTCTGTTCCAAAGTCCATCGAAAAGTCTCCCGGCACGTTCATGACGCCGTTGAGTGGCTCAGACGTCTTTGTCCCGTCGGCAGCCTCAGCCGCCTTTCGCGACTTGCGCAGAAACTTTTCTCTCGCCTCGTCctgtttcttcttttccttcttttccttgagGCGTCGTCGCGCTTCAGCAAGATCCTCTATCTCTTGCGCAGCATCAGCTTgtcgcttctcctcctcctcgcgcaTGCGCCGCTGCTCAAGTAGTCGTgctctctccttctcgatctcctccttctcgcgcTGCTCCTTTTCGTCGCGTTGGCGCTTCCAGGCGTTCTCGCGCGCCTCGAGGTCGTCGACAAAGTGTTTGCGCTGCTTGTCCATGGCCTCGCGCTCCTGCTTCCGCAGCAGcgcagccttgatggcgcCATCGTAGGCCGCGCGGGCAGCAGGATCGGAGAGGACATCGCGGGCGCGCTCAAATAGCTGCCACTTCTCGGCATCGAAGTTGTCGCCAGCCTTGTCGGGATGGTACTTTAGTGATCGCTTTCGCCACGCGCGGTGGATGTCTTCCTTTGGGGTGAGGGCGTCGACGCCCAAGAGGTCGTAGATGTCGACATCTTTCGAGGCGTACTCCTGCGCATATTGCAGTAGATCCGCTGCTTTGGAGTCGGACATTTTTTGGATCGTGGGTTTGTGCAAGGTTAAGGAAGAGAGAAGTCAAAGGCAGTGACGTTAAAACTGAAGTTCGCCGTCGCATCGCGAAAGCACGTGATCCACCCAGCCAAGAGGTGCCTCACCTTGATTAAGAGCACACAATTGCTTTCTTCCATTCAAATTTCTTTGAAATCAGAAAGTTCCACTGTATTATCATCAAATTCGAATGGTATATTAACTCATTATTAGAGAAACGAGCTCAAGACACTTGCAGCTACTCAAGTCTAAGCAGCCTATACCCAAACGCCAACTTATATGCCACACCATCAGCTTCAACCCTCCTTTGTATCCGAGAAATGGAACACATTCGGTGAACCGGCTGAAAGTCTCAGAAGATGCCGCTCATACGGACCCAGTGGCTCCTCAACCATGATCCGTTGCCTCTTGTCACTTGGCGCATTGCTCTCGCTACCCACATACTCCCAAACCCATCGACCTTTACTCCAGCCATTGGGGTCTCCCatgtcgtcttcttcacccTTCGGGTCCCAGCCGGGGTGAAATGGCACAGGATCTTGGTATTTCTCCTGTGTACGCTTCACCTTCCAGCTCTTGAGCAGCGACGGGCAGTCCCAGACGGTCTTGTCATTCAGCCCAAGACCCTGACACGCCAGACGGATGCGAACCGTGCTGTGGATGCGCTCGTTGGTGTCCTGGAGGAACCTAGCCTCGTcgagcttggtcttggggtcAGTCGGCCTGTACAGACCCGGCGTTCGGATCGTCTGGCCCGAGAGCTTGTACAGGAGGCTGGAGGGCTTGTTGATGGAGCCCAGACCCCAGGGCCTGAAGGGGTGGTTGTTGTCAAAGATGGGACTGATTGCCCACTTGTCTGGgacgcccttcttcttcttcggctTGGTCTTTTGGGCTTTGGCGTGAGATGCCTTGTAGAAGTCGGCGGTTTGCTGGAAGCAACGCTCCAGGGACGGCAAGTCAAACTCAACACCGACTGAAGCTAGTTGATCCATCATCCCTGGCACAAGTCAGTGCTGTTCGAGTCAACTCAATGGTGTAATAGGCAACTTACATGCAAGAGTACAGTTAGCAATGCCCTGGTCCTCCCATCCACCGCCACAGTTGGCATGGTTACCGGGAAACCAGACCTGCCTCAGATCCGTCGTGAGTCTGTTCTCGGGGCGCCTCTCCCAGACAGCCGGGCTGAATGGTGGACGCGTTTCATCCAGAGCCAGTGCCTGGAAAGCATGCTCGATTTTATCCGACAAGTTCGTGTCGTGCCACTTGTACGTGCTCAGACGGTCAGCCTATATCTTCCAGGTAACGAAAAGGTGAGACTTATTCGTCATTGTCGGGGCGGATCCCGAGCTTGTCCAGCCAGGCAACACGGGGGATTCCAAGACTGCCCACGGTATCCCACACACAGacggccttgatcttgatcaGATCGCCCTGTCCGTTGTCATGCCTCACACGAGTGTAAcccagcttctccagctggGCTCGATACACCGTGGCAGCATCCTTTCCCTTGGGCTTGTTGGGGAAGGGGATGTTTGGGAATGGATCCTCGTAGTCATCGTCCATCCAGTGCTGCATATCCTTGAAGATGGGATAAAAGTGCTCGACTCCTTCACGGGTCAGGAGACCAAGGGCGCCAACCATGCCGGCCACCGAACGCACCGTGAAGGCACCTCGTGAGTAACCAACCAGGATGATCTCATCTCCGTCAGTGTAGTTGGCACATAGGTAAGAGTACGTCTCCCTCATGCGCTACAGGGTCGAGTCAGTCTATGCTTCATCCTGAAACCGCAATGCTCACCTCTGACAGACCCAGGCCAAACGCTCCTCCCGTGATGCTGTCAAGCATGTTGCTGCCCGTGCCGACGCCAGACTCATAGTTGATGATCTGGAGCTTCCCGTCGCTGCACCTCCGCTTGAAGCAGCGAGATATGCGTGTGACGTTGGAAGGCACCTGGAGGGTTCCCTCTCCTGTCAGCAGCCCAGGCTCCTCGTAGCCATTGTCGCTGTCCATCCAGGTGCCATCGCAACAGGCGATCAACCGCTTGGTCGTCGCAGGGGTACCGTTCGAAGCCATCGTTGAGCGCTCAGCAGAATCTGCACTTCAGCCAAGACCTTGAAGAACGAATCAATGCGGGTCGCAGAAGCCGGGCATCAAGAGTTATATAGGGACGCGACAGCAAGCATTGACACGCAGCATTCGCAAAATGCTACAAGAATCGACAAAATAAGCGGCACAGCCAAGAGTCGCTTCCCCTGGTCTCAGAACCCCCCAGGGCTGAAGGCTCGCGAGATTACACCAAAGGAGCAGGGCCTCGCTTTTGCCAAGCCGGGCAATGCTGCACGGTAAGCGGCCATTCTTACAGCCCAATTCCTTTTCAGTCAATGGGCTTAAAATGAGGAGACAGCAATTGCAGAAGCTTAGAAACCCTATGGACGAACTTGCGAATCAAAGTTCCTCTGGTTCCCTGTCAAATGGTCGATCCACTCCAAGCTGGAGCCACTTGAATATCCTCCCCTGGTCAGCATCTCCTATTCTGTCTGCTTAGTGGCTGGGGTCTTGGAACTATCACGCTGCATGTCTCTCAATCGCGAGCTGATGTCGATCGCCGACGGCTGCGGCCTGGTTccttgctgctgttggtaAGCCTTCATCACAAGAACCTCACATGGCCTCGGGGCAATTGCTCGAAACGAGAACTGCCATAGCCACAATTATGTGAGAAGCATGCCATTGCTGATACTGTAAGTGTTCCCCGTGTCGCCTCGTATGGAAGGTTAAGGATATGGGGAACGGGACGGCACGATCGGCGCGCGCCATGTCTCACAACTTGCTTCTCCCTCACCGACTTGACCGTCAAAATAGAGGCGCCAGGGACATGTACTGACCCAATGCGGTTCTTGCCATTCAGCCCTGACCTCTTGTGCACCCAATGTCTCTTACTGCGGTCTGTCCGAAGGTGGACAGGCACAGCTTACTACTGGCGGCCTTGTAGGGTTCAAGAACCTCATAATCGATGCGGCTCTTTTTCCAGGTACAGCATGAGGAACTGGTCATTGAGTGAGATTAAAACATCACAGCCTCATTGAGACGATCACGAGAACATGCCAGTACCAGAGTCGAGGTATCTTCCGTCTGTCTAGTATGTGCCGTCTATTGATACACTTGTTTTACAGTATCTTGCTTCAGTGCTACTGAGCACCCTGCTTCAACGTTTCTAAGCAtctgtcctcgtcctcagtGCTACTGATCTTTTCGTCTCAGTGCTGCTGAGCATCCAATCCCTTCCGCAGCCAGTCCGGCACAaaagccttgaccttgacgccGGTTCGACTGCCCTCATCTCCCCATTCGAGTACAAACTCATCTTCGGGGTTGAAGGCCGCCGACGCCGTCTCCCCAGGAAGAACCACATCCGTCATGATCTCGAGCCTGCACAGCCCAAGCCCGACGTTGCCCACTCCCTTGAGCCACTTGCCCGCGCTGCGCCCACGCTTCTCAAACCTCCCGATGCTCGTGTCCCGGGGAATCATGTCTGCCGTTGCGCTCTCGAGGGCCAGCGCCGCTCCTTCAGCGTGGTACTGCAGCTCGGTTGGTGCCGCGTGCTCCTTCTCGTAGATTACGCACGGCAGAATGCGCTTGCGGACGACACCGCGGTGCTTGGTTCGGATAGTGAGCTCCTGACCAACGTAGCAACCCTTGCGGAAGTCGATCCCGTTCATGACATCCATATTGGTCTCCTGCGGGAGTGCGTGCTCCCTCGAAATCTCATCCTGACCCTCCGGAACGCCGTGTAGATATCGTCGAATCGTGTACGCATCTTCCGTACTCCGCTCGAGATCGATCTCGGGCGCATTCTGATCTAGCCTCACAAATCGGCACCCCAGACCAGGTGCCCTCGGATCCTGGAGGGTCAGCTTTGTGTGGTTGACAATGGAGTCCCAATTGGTCCCCTTCGAATCATCCCAGGCGTGCCACACGCTCGCTTCATCCTCGCCCAGCAAACGAACTGCCAGCTTCGCTCTGAGCTTGTAACGCTTGATGTGCTTCGCCAGCATTTTTGCCTGATCCGCATCAACCTCGATCAGAAACCCGGGCTCCTCGGCCGAGGCACCGTGGTTGGGATACACAAAGACATCGTAGAGCACTCTGCCAGTTGCAGTCAGAAACGCAGTGTAAAACCCATCCCTCCTTGGCTCTCCATCCGCATCAGAGACGTTGGCAGTCACAATTCCCTGTAGAAACTTGGCAGCGTCAGGCCCGGCAATGGAGATGAGTCTCCTCGACGTCAAGGGCGTGAGTCCCGAGGCAGGCGGCGGGGGAGGAGACAGCGATGTCGCGAATTGGCGGCGTTGCAGCTGCCGGCAGCTGCGGCAGACGAGGCCCGACAAGGCATCGTGAGCTAGGGCTCGCCTCGGGAGATGTCGCATCGTTGGAAGAAAAAGTGCGTGGTTTTTTTCAGTTAAAGGTTGACCCCGAAGACGGCCTCTCGGCATGGAGATTTGCGAAATCTTCCATGATGACGTACCGAAATCGAAAAGCAGGTGGCCCGTGCGTCCCGGGAAGCGAATTTCAAGGGTTCGGCCTTCACGGGCAATTCGGACTTAAAACTACCGTCCTCCACACTTGCTAAACACCGAGAAGCCGTGTGGAGGGGAGGAcggacatgatggaggggGTGAGATTCAACAACGTTTGAGGGATCTACGTTTAGTCAGGTTTGGTCTGCGGCTTTAGCGGAACAGTCATTGTTGCTCACAAATTGTTCTCGGCCGACCACGTCGTATCAACCACTTACGGATACAACGGAAGAGTCGGAGACAAAAAGACCTCTTGCACCATCAATATGATATAGCGTCAGCAACAAGTGTCTAAGCAATTGTCTAAGCAATTTGCAATAAGACTTCTCAAGCGCTCAAGATAACATCAGCACTCTGCTGCATTTGGCCAAGTGATAACATTCCCCATCGTGGCCGGCTCTGATCTGATAACGAGCACGACGGGGTCATCTAGCTAATTGGCCCCCTTGCACCCGCAATCTCTGATAAGACTGAGACCCCAGGTCAGCAGCTTACCCCAGTGTCGGAGCCCCTGGGCGTGTGCAACGGTCATCAGGTCAGCAGACACCTCGGCATGGGCTCTCAGAATTGTTGACAAAACGGGCACCTTTATCGGCATCGCGGTCAAGGACGAAACCGGCCTTCTCTTGTTGCTGCACCTCGGCGAGTCGGGGCTCCGCTCCTCGGTCAACCACGTTTCCCCCCTTCCCCAGACTTGTTCTCATTCCCCGCGCGAGTAAGCCCCGGTCAGCCAATGAGATTGCGCAGCGGCGCCCTTTGTGCCGTCTGGTGTCCGATATCCGGCCCGGCTGCGTTCGGGAGGGAGAGCGGAAGAAAGTGGATCTTTTCGAGGTCCTGTGACCGACCAAGGCCGGCCGATACGACGCCGTGCTCTCACCCcagtgaaaaaaaaaactccaGCCAGGTCCGTATCGGACCTTGTGTCGATTTCGCCGATTGTGGATCTTGTTTCGTCTTTCGCCTCCAAAGCTTGCGCAAGACATGTACGTGATATCATCAGGGACACGCAATGGTGAAGCCCCCCTGAAGAAGCACGCTGCGAACCGCCCGAGAAAAAAAATACGGCATCGCCATATGGCGTGCTTGCGTGCGTGTTGGTGACGAATCCAGCACATGCGATTGTTGCATGGTCTTTCGTGTGTGCTACACGTATGCGTACCGTATGCGATTGCGATAACGAGGGGCTAGCTACAGTATGCGCCGTAGGGCCTGCGGAGGTGCTATTCCACCCCCTGGTTCTTTTATCAATCTCATGATACAGATCAGCTGGCCAGAACCCCAGCTCTCCCGAAGGATCTACCATTAGTTCAGGGCACCCGAACGCGAGAGCTCCGGTGTCGTCGCTGCAGGTTCGAGACCTTTTCTCTCCTATGGACTTCCTCTGTTGGAAGGCGTCGTGTTTCGCTTTCGTGGTTGAAAGCCTAGATGTTTCCCCCCTCGCTTAAGCACACGGCAGCTGTTTCTCCTCAGACCACCAGACGCCAGGCTCTCCTCGATCCACGTGTGCCGGGCTCTCAATCAAAGACAGTGTCTAACGAGAAGGCTTTCGGCTTTGGCTTGTGCCGTCCAGCCAGCCCGTTCGGCCTCGAGCCCCGAAGCGGTCAGTCAGCTCAGCTTGGCTGGGCGCGCCATGTGCCCTTACATGGGGGATTGGTATGTGCCTGAGATCCATGGGGCCTGGGCCTCATGGAAACAGGCCAGCCAAGATGGCGAGCTGGGAACCTATTAGTGGATAGCGAGACAGTGCCCGGGAAACGTGTTTGTGATAGTTCAAGGAGAAAAAAGCAAGGAAGAAAATTTTATCTCCTCCCGGCTGGTCCAGTCATGAACGTTGGGCATCCAGTCTCTGCCCTGGAATCCG includes:
- a CDS encoding Fe2OG dioxygenase domain-containing protein — protein: MTSDLAVSKEGLSIPLIDFSLFLKGSPSERKDTAKAILHGFQTAGFIYLKNHHVPAESLQRAYSLSAKFFNQPTEKKLKLNWTTPEANRGYSSPGREKVSQLKDIREVDKIRNAAPDLKESYEIGRDDEPGHPNQWPQEEGDIVGFRSDMLEFYHQCKRLHVEVMRAIAVGMGLDESFFDGFTDVGDNTLRLLHYPAVEADVFKMNPLTVRAGEHSDYGSITLLFQDNRGGLQVKSPTGQFVDATPIEGTVVVNAGDLLSRWSNDTIKSTIHRVVEPPRKESDSYPPRYSIAYFCNPNFESYIEALPGTFATEQDKKHEGIKSGDYLVQRLTATY
- a CDS encoding Amidohydro-rel domain-containing protein, with the translated sequence MSSSIRVVDIHTHMYPPSYIRILESRSSIPLVRKFPQAPDPRLILLEAEVAALEEATNNVEAKPPGRPLTSHYASLAQKIHFMDTHKIDISVISLANPWLDFLHPDEAGAIAESVNEEFSSMCGQHQGRLFFFGTLPLSASLETVLASMEHLRQLKYCRGVILGTSGLGKGLDDPALLPVFEALARNNLTIFLHPHYGLPNYVWGPRSAEYGHVLPLALGFPMETTIAVTRMYLAGVFDKVPELRMILAHSGGTLPFLAGRIESCIMHDGQLVREGKVTKDRRTVWQVLKEQVYLDAVIYSKVGLSAAIQASGADRLMFGTDHPFFPPLESDEQGEWESVGLNAEAAAQAVGQDTEDYKAIMGMNAIKILRLDQES
- a CDS encoding J domain-containing protein, with amino-acid sequence MSDSKAADLLQYAQEYASKDVDIYDLLGVDALTPKEDIHRAWRKRSLKYHPDKAGDNFDAEKWQLFERARDVLSDPAARAAYDGAIKAALLRKQEREAMDKQRKHFVDDLEARENAWKRQRDEKEQREKEEIEKERARLLEQRRMREEEEKRQADAAQEIEDLAEARRRLKEKKEKKKQDEAREKFLRKSRKAAEAADGTKTSEPLNGVMNVPGDFSMDFGTERRLYWELICDKLRAVQAVRNLQKGNVTTKEYDEAEKALLEAKMRIHQAEVKFAEQASVS
- a CDS encoding DUF2235 domain-containing protein → MASNGTPATTKRLIACCDGTWMDSDNGYEEPGLLTGEGTLQVPSNVTRISRCFKRRCSDGKLQIINYESGVGTGSNMLDSITGGAFGLGLSERMRETYSYLCANYTDGDEIILVGYSRGAFTVRSVAGMVGALGLLTREGVEHFYPIFKDMQHWMDDDYEDPFPNIPFPNKPKGKDAATVYRAQLEKLGYTRVRHDNGQGDLIKIKAVCVWDTVGSLGIPRVAWLDKLGIRPDNDEYKWHDTNLSDKIEHAFQALALDETRPPFSPAVWERRPENRLTTDLRQVWFPGNHANCGGGWEDQGIANCTLAWMMDQLASVGVEFDLPSLERCFQQTADFYKASHAKAQKTKPKKKKGVPDKWAISPIFDNNHPFRPWGLGSINKPSSLLYKLSGQTIRTPGLYRPTDPKTKLDEARFLQDTNERIHSTVRIRLACQGLGLNDKTVWDCPSLLKSWKVKRTQEKYQDPVPFHPGWDPKGEEDDMGDPNGWSKGRWVWEYVGSESNAPSDKRQRIMVEEPLGPYERHLLRLSAGSPNVFHFSDTKEG
- a CDS encoding GCV-T domain-containing protein: MPRGRLRGQPLTEKNHALFLPTMRHLPRRALAHDALSGLVCRSCRQLQRRQFATSLSPPPPPASGLTPLTSRRLISIAGPDAAKFLQGIVTANVSDADGEPRRDGFYTAFLTATGRVLYDVFVYPNHGASAEEPGFLIEVDADQAKMLAKHIKRYKLRAKLAVRLLGEDEASVWHAWDDSKGTNWDSIVNHTKLTLQDPRAPGLGCRFVRLDQNAPEIDLERSTEDAYTIRRYLHGVPEGQDEISREHALPQETNMDVMNGIDFRKGCYVGQELTIRTKHRGVVRKRILPCVIYEKEHAAPTELQYHAEGAALALESATADMIPRDTSIGRFEKRGRSAGKWLKGVGNVGLGLCRLEIMTDVVLPGETASAAFNPEDEFVLEWGDEGSRTGVKVKAFVPDWLRKGLDAQQH